A genomic region of Dickeya solani IPO 2222 contains the following coding sequences:
- a CDS encoding extracellular solute-binding protein produces MFIRALIATLLSACTWLAYAEPTAQQTYAFATLGEPKYQQGFTHYDYTNPSAPKGGKVTFSAPGTFDNFNRFALRGLAAARTESLYDALYVSSEDEPASYYPLIALTARYASDYSWIEVEMNPAARFHDGSPITAADVAFTFNMFMTQGVPQFRLYYKGADVKAITPHTVRFTFPEPDKEKMLGMLTLPVMPEKFWRDHKLSDPLSTPPLASGPYRITDYRMGQYVIYSRVTDYWAANLPVNRGRYNFNQLRYDYYLDDSVALEAFKAGAFDLRIEGSPKHWATQYEGGNFARGYISKKDETNQAAQDTRWLVFNIQRPQFSDRRVRQALALAFDFNWMNKTLFFNSYQRPNSFFQNTEYAAQGMPSAEELAWLTPLKDKIPAEVFGPAYRPEESDGSGYDRAGLLNAMQLLQQAGWELKNQVLVNKQTGQPFRFELLLPSTANSIYVLPLQHSLARLGIRMEVRSVDSPQFNNRFRKRDFDMIPKLYPAMPYPSSDLAISWSSGYINSSYNSPGVQDAAIDQLIDNIIRHQGDKPALLSLGPALDRVLTWNQFAIPMWYSNHDRFAYWNKFAMPATRPAYTLGIDSWWYDADKAATLPAARR; encoded by the coding sequence ATGTTTATACGTGCACTTATCGCCACCTTGCTGTCTGCCTGCACCTGGCTGGCCTATGCCGAACCGACCGCGCAGCAAACTTATGCGTTTGCAACCCTGGGCGAACCGAAATACCAGCAGGGCTTTACTCACTACGATTACACCAATCCATCGGCCCCCAAAGGTGGCAAAGTTACGTTCAGCGCGCCAGGCACTTTCGATAACTTTAACCGCTTTGCTTTGCGCGGTCTGGCTGCCGCCCGCACCGAAAGCCTGTACGACGCCCTTTACGTCAGTTCAGAAGACGAACCCGCCAGTTATTATCCGTTGATTGCGCTTACCGCGCGTTACGCCAGTGACTACAGCTGGATTGAAGTAGAGATGAACCCCGCCGCGCGTTTTCATGACGGCTCACCCATTACCGCCGCAGACGTGGCGTTCACCTTCAATATGTTCATGACGCAAGGCGTGCCGCAGTTCCGTCTGTACTACAAAGGCGCCGACGTCAAAGCCATCACGCCGCACACGGTCCGCTTTACGTTCCCTGAACCAGACAAGGAAAAGATGCTGGGGATGCTGACGTTACCAGTCATGCCGGAGAAATTCTGGCGCGACCACAAACTCAGCGACCCGCTGAGTACCCCTCCGCTGGCCAGCGGTCCCTACCGCATTACCGATTATCGCATGGGCCAGTACGTAATTTATTCGCGCGTGACCGACTACTGGGCGGCCAACCTGCCGGTCAACCGCGGCCGCTACAACTTTAACCAGTTGCGTTATGACTACTATCTGGACGACAGCGTGGCGCTGGAAGCCTTCAAGGCCGGTGCGTTTGATCTGCGCATAGAGGGTTCCCCCAAACACTGGGCGACCCAGTACGAAGGCGGCAATTTCGCCCGCGGCTACATTAGCAAGAAGGATGAAACCAATCAGGCGGCGCAGGATACCCGCTGGCTGGTGTTTAACATCCAGCGGCCACAGTTTAGCGATCGTCGGGTGCGTCAGGCGCTGGCGCTGGCCTTTGACTTCAACTGGATGAACAAAACGCTGTTTTTTAATAGCTATCAGCGCCCCAACAGCTTTTTCCAGAACACCGAGTACGCGGCGCAGGGCATGCCATCGGCGGAAGAGCTGGCCTGGCTGACGCCGCTGAAAGACAAGATTCCCGCCGAAGTCTTCGGCCCGGCATACCGGCCGGAGGAGTCCGATGGCAGCGGTTACGACCGCGCCGGGCTGCTCAACGCGATGCAACTGCTGCAACAGGCGGGTTGGGAACTGAAGAATCAGGTACTGGTGAATAAACAAACCGGCCAGCCTTTTCGCTTCGAGCTGTTGCTGCCGAGCACCGCCAACTCCATCTATGTGCTGCCGCTCCAGCATAGTCTGGCACGACTCGGTATTCGCATGGAGGTGCGCAGCGTCGATAGCCCGCAGTTCAATAACCGGTTTCGCAAGCGTGATTTCGACATGATCCCGAAGCTGTACCCGGCGATGCCCTACCCCAGTTCCGACCTCGCCATCAGTTGGAGTTCCGGGTATATCAACTCCTCCTATAACTCGCCAGGTGTGCAGGACGCCGCCATCGACCAATTGATTGATAACATCATTCGCCATCAGGGCGACAAACCGGCGCTATTGTCGCTGGGACCCGCGCTGGACAGAGTGCTGACCTGGAACCAGTTCGCCATACCGATGTGGTATTCCAATCACGATCGTTTCGCCTACTGGAACAAATTTGCCATGCCTGCAACCCGCCCGGCCTATACGCTGGGTATCGACAGCTGGTGGTATGACGCTGATAAAGCGGCCACCCTGCCGGCAGCGCGTCGATAA
- the mepS gene encoding bifunctional murein DD-endopeptidase/murein LD-carboxypeptidase: MVKSQPTLRYIWRALPAVAVAVMLTACTTNTANVNTQTDRRVVNGGDPSLQASQDEFEAMVRNVEVKSKLLEQYASWKGVRYRLGGDSRKGIDCSGFVQRTFHEQFGMDLPRSSYEQQDIGVQIQRNKLRPGDLVVFHAGSTGRHMGIYIGNQQFVHASTSIGVTISSMDDNYWKPRYREARRVLKQDSHS; this comes from the coding sequence ATGGTCAAATCTCAACCGACTCTGAGATATATCTGGCGGGCCTTGCCTGCTGTGGCGGTAGCGGTAATGCTTACTGCCTGTACTACCAATACTGCAAATGTTAATACTCAAACTGATAGGCGTGTGGTTAACGGTGGTGACCCTTCACTACAAGCCTCTCAGGATGAATTCGAAGCGATGGTTCGCAACGTGGAAGTCAAATCCAAGTTGCTTGAGCAATACGCCAGTTGGAAAGGCGTACGTTATCGCCTCGGGGGCGACAGCCGGAAAGGCATTGATTGCTCCGGTTTCGTTCAGCGGACCTTCCATGAGCAATTCGGTATGGATTTACCGCGTTCCAGCTACGAACAGCAGGATATCGGCGTCCAAATCCAGCGCAATAAGCTGCGTCCGGGCGATCTGGTCGTGTTCCATGCCGGCTCTACCGGCCGCCATATGGGCATCTATATCGGCAACCAGCAGTTCGTTCATGCTTCCACCAGCATTGGTGTGACTATTTCCAGCATGGATGACAACTACTGGAAACCCCGTTACCGCGAAGCGCGTCGGGTGCTGAAGCAGGATTCACATAGCTGA
- a CDS encoding phosphatase PAP2 family protein, whose protein sequence is MSKRSKLLILLFNLLGFSLFFSWYLPARHGFWFGIDTSLFFYFNQHLATSSAFLHLVAITNNRAFDACALLTMGLLYLFHYLRRSHDARRQMLLIGLAMLMTAVVLNQLGHLIPVQHSSPTLFFSDINRVGELTGIPTKDASSDSFPGDHGMMLMIFAAFMLRYFGRAAFAVSLLIVLVFATPRIMIGAHWFTDVAVGSLSVVLVGLSWLLLTPACDALISWLDRQLPGKKSFSQ, encoded by the coding sequence ATGTCAAAGCGTAGTAAACTGCTTATTTTATTATTCAATCTTCTGGGTTTTTCTCTGTTCTTCTCCTGGTATTTGCCCGCACGGCACGGGTTCTGGTTCGGCATAGACACATCGCTGTTTTTCTATTTCAACCAGCATCTGGCCACATCCAGCGCGTTTCTCCATCTGGTGGCGATTACCAACAATCGTGCCTTCGACGCCTGTGCATTACTGACCATGGGGCTGCTTTATCTGTTCCATTACCTGCGTCGCTCCCATGACGCGCGCCGTCAGATGCTGCTTATCGGCCTGGCAATGCTGATGACCGCGGTGGTGCTAAACCAATTGGGGCATCTGATACCGGTGCAGCACAGCAGCCCGACGCTGTTTTTCAGCGATATCAACCGGGTGGGCGAGCTGACCGGCATTCCTACCAAGGATGCGTCCAGCGACAGTTTCCCAGGCGATCACGGCATGATGCTGATGATCTTCGCCGCATTTATGCTGCGCTACTTTGGCCGAGCCGCCTTTGCCGTCAGCCTGTTGATTGTGCTGGTATTTGCCACGCCGCGAATCATGATCGGCGCGCATTGGTTTACCGATGTCGCCGTCGGTTCGCTATCGGTGGTGCTGGTGGGGCTCAGTTGGCTGCTGCTGACCCCAGCCTGTGACGCCCTGATTAGCTGGCTTGACCGCCAGTTACCCGGTAAAAAATCGTTTAGTCAGTAG
- a CDS encoding CobW family GTP-binding protein, translated as MLTKVNLITGFLGSGKTTTIKHLLSRKPEDEIWAVLVNEFGEIGIDGALLSDTGALLKEIPGGCMCCVNGLPMQVGLNMLLQKKPHRLLIEPTGLGHPKQILTLLTSEAYQPWIQLQATLCLLDARQLGDSRYTENENFRDQLAAADVIVANKQDTWQDSDRDALQDWYQQQGQDRRLITLAQGQLDTAVLDLPRENHNTLPDARHHHHSSAAKTGLAALKLTGQESWRRALNQGQGYYACGWIFDGDTQFNTASLLDWVRLAPVSRVKGVMRIPEGTLVVNRQGYDLRIETQPASPPDSRIEIINESEAEWNTLQKQLLNSRLT; from the coding sequence GTGTTGACGAAAGTAAACCTGATCACCGGTTTTCTCGGCAGCGGCAAAACCACCACCATCAAGCACTTGCTGTCCCGCAAGCCCGAAGACGAAATCTGGGCGGTGCTGGTCAATGAGTTCGGTGAAATCGGTATCGACGGCGCGTTGCTGAGCGATACCGGCGCACTGCTCAAAGAGATCCCCGGCGGTTGCATGTGCTGTGTGAATGGGCTACCGATGCAGGTAGGGCTCAACATGCTGCTGCAGAAAAAACCTCATCGTCTGCTGATTGAACCCACCGGTCTCGGCCATCCGAAGCAGATTCTGACGCTGCTGACCTCGGAAGCCTATCAGCCGTGGATCCAGTTGCAGGCCACGCTGTGTTTGCTGGATGCGCGTCAGCTCGGCGACAGCCGTTACACGGAAAATGAAAACTTCCGCGACCAGCTGGCTGCTGCCGACGTGATTGTCGCTAACAAGCAAGATACCTGGCAGGACAGCGACCGTGACGCGCTGCAGGACTGGTATCAGCAGCAGGGTCAGGATCGTCGCCTGATCACACTAGCCCAGGGGCAGTTGGATACCGCCGTGCTGGACCTGCCGCGGGAAAACCACAATACGCTGCCGGATGCTCGTCACCACCATCATTCCAGCGCCGCCAAAACCGGGCTGGCCGCACTGAAACTGACTGGACAGGAAAGCTGGCGCCGGGCATTGAATCAGGGTCAGGGCTATTATGCCTGCGGCTGGATTTTCGATGGTGATACTCAGTTCAACACCGCCAGTCTGCTTGACTGGGTGCGTCTGGCACCGGTAAGCCGCGTTAAAGGTGTGATGCGTATTCCGGAAGGCACGCTGGTGGTCAACCGCCAGGGATACGACCTGCGCATTGAAACGCAACCCGCCTCGCCGCCGGACAGCCGTATTGAAATCATTAATGAATCTGAAGCGGAATGGAACACCTTGCAAAAGCAGTTGTTAAATTCCCGTTTAACGTAA
- the yeiP gene encoding elongation factor P-like protein YeiP: MARANEIKRGMAVNYNGKLLLVKDIDIQSPSARGASTLYKMRFSDVRTGLKVEERFKGDDILDTITLTRRSVTFSYIDGDEYIFMDEEDYTPYTFKKEQIEDELLFIPEGGMPGIQVLTMDGQLLALELPQTVDLEIVETAPGIKGASASSRNKPATLTTGLVIQVPEYLSAGEKIRIHIAERRYMGRAD; encoded by the coding sequence ATGGCAAGAGCGAATGAGATCAAACGCGGCATGGCCGTTAACTACAACGGTAAGCTGCTGCTGGTAAAAGATATCGATATCCAGAGCCCCAGCGCCCGCGGCGCCAGTACGCTGTACAAAATGCGTTTTTCCGATGTCCGCACCGGTCTGAAAGTGGAAGAGCGCTTCAAGGGCGATGATATTCTGGACACCATCACCCTGACCCGCCGTTCCGTTACTTTCTCTTATATTGATGGCGACGAATACATCTTTATGGACGAGGAAGATTACACCCCGTATACCTTCAAGAAAGAGCAGATCGAAGATGAACTGCTGTTTATTCCTGAAGGCGGCATGCCGGGCATCCAGGTATTAACCATGGACGGACAGTTGCTGGCGTTGGAACTGCCGCAGACGGTTGATCTGGAAATCGTGGAAACCGCGCCGGGCATCAAAGGCGCGTCCGCCAGCTCCCGCAACAAACCGGCCACGCTGACCACCGGTTTGGTCATTCAGGTGCCGGAATACCTGAGCGCCGGCGAAAAAATCCGTATTCATATCGCCGAACGCCGCTACATGGGCCGCGCGGACTGA
- a CDS encoding YkgJ family cysteine cluster protein, with amino-acid sequence MECRPDCGACCTAPSISSPIPGMPQGKPANTPCIHLDERMRCGLFHSPLRPAVCRGLQPSRDMCRHHRDEAMLYLIQLEEATAP; translated from the coding sequence ATGGAATGTCGCCCTGATTGCGGCGCCTGCTGTACCGCGCCTTCTATCTCCAGCCCGATTCCCGGCATGCCGCAGGGAAAACCGGCCAATACGCCGTGCATCCATCTGGATGAACGCATGCGTTGCGGTCTGTTCCATTCGCCGTTACGCCCGGCGGTGTGCCGCGGTCTGCAACCGAGCCGCGACATGTGCCGGCATCACCGTGATGAAGCGATGCTGTACCTGATTCAACTCGAAGAGGCCACCGCGCCCTGA
- a CDS encoding sugar efflux transporter, whose amino-acid sequence MTISSARAARRLPDLTSSAFLVIAFLTGIAGALQLPTLSLFLSTEVQVRPFMVGLFYTGSAVIGIVVSQILATYSDRQGDRKTLILQCCLLGALACLLYAWNRNYFVLLFIGVLLSSFGSTANPQLFALAREHADRTGRGAAMFSSVMRAQISLSWVIGPPVAFALALGLGFPAMYLTAAVVFVLCGLLVWLLLPSMPKTRVKSAATLESPRQNRRDTLLLFTACTLMWTCNGIYLINMPLYLVNELQLPEKLAGVMMGTAAGLEIPVMLLAGYLTSRLGKRLLMRLAVIAGLIFYAGLTLLNGSWALLALQLLNAIFIGILAGMGMLYFQDLMPGQAGAATTLFTNTTRVGWIISGSLAGIVAEVWSYHAGFVIAIAMLAGAAVCMWRISDV is encoded by the coding sequence ATGACAATTTCTTCTGCCCGCGCGGCCCGACGCCTGCCCGACCTGACGTCTTCGGCGTTTCTGGTGATTGCTTTTCTGACCGGGATTGCCGGTGCGCTACAGCTCCCCACGCTCAGTCTCTTTTTATCAACGGAAGTACAGGTGCGCCCGTTCATGGTCGGGCTGTTTTATACCGGCAGCGCGGTGATCGGTATCGTCGTCAGCCAGATTCTGGCGACCTATTCCGATCGTCAGGGCGATCGCAAGACGCTGATATTGCAGTGCTGCCTGTTGGGCGCGCTGGCCTGCCTGCTGTATGCCTGGAACCGTAACTATTTCGTACTGTTGTTTATCGGCGTACTGCTGTCGAGTTTCGGCTCCACCGCCAACCCGCAACTGTTTGCGCTGGCGCGGGAACACGCCGACCGCACAGGCCGCGGCGCCGCCATGTTCAGTTCGGTAATGCGGGCGCAGATTTCGTTGTCCTGGGTGATCGGGCCGCCGGTCGCCTTCGCGCTGGCGCTGGGCCTCGGTTTCCCGGCGATGTACCTGACGGCGGCGGTGGTATTCGTACTGTGCGGGCTGCTGGTGTGGCTGCTGTTGCCGTCCATGCCAAAAACCCGGGTTAAATCCGCCGCGACGCTGGAATCGCCCCGACAGAACCGGCGCGATACGCTGTTGCTGTTTACCGCTTGTACGCTGATGTGGACCTGCAACGGCATCTATCTGATCAATATGCCGTTGTATCTGGTCAATGAATTGCAGTTACCAGAAAAGCTGGCCGGGGTCATGATGGGCACCGCCGCCGGGCTGGAAATCCCGGTGATGCTGCTGGCCGGCTACCTCACCAGCCGGTTGGGCAAACGCCTGCTGATGCGGCTGGCGGTGATCGCCGGGCTGATTTTTTATGCCGGGCTGACGCTGCTGAACGGTTCGTGGGCGCTGCTGGCGCTGCAACTGCTGAACGCGATTTTCATCGGCATTCTGGCCGGGATGGGGATGCTGTATTTTCAGGATCTGATGCCGGGTCAGGCGGGTGCCGCCACGACGCTGTTCACCAACACCACCCGAGTAGGCTGGATTATCTCCGGTTCGCTGGCGGGCATCGTGGCCGAAGTCTGGAGTTATCATGCGGGGTTTGTTATCGCTATCGCCATGCTGGCGGGCGCTGCCGTCTGCATGTGGCGTATCAGCGACGTCTGA
- the fruB gene encoding fused PTS fructose transporter subunit IIA/HPr protein yields MFQLSQHDIHLGASAGSKEEAIRQVAAALTEAGCVSEGYVEGMLQRELQTSTYLGSGIAIPHGTTDTRDLVQKTGVQVFQFPQGIAWGEDQTAYVVLGIAARSDEHLALLRQLTHVLSDDRVAARLASTTLADELRGLLMGEQLAGAFRFDTSLISLNVATDNLMTLQALNAGRLQQIGAVDASFVSHVVGNKPVHLGQGVWLSDSLNGNLVSALAVSRPAEPFAVDGENVALLLTVSAADEQVFVPLDYLSKLLIAGKADSLLSADEATLLALLSSEEEEEEESNALAAEFTVRNEHGLHARPGAMLVNVIKQFSSEITVANLDGTGKPANGRSLMKVVALGVKSGHRLRFTANGSDAEAALKAIGDAIQSGLGEGAA; encoded by the coding sequence ATGTTTCAGTTGTCACAGCACGACATTCATTTAGGTGCTTCCGCCGGCAGTAAAGAGGAGGCCATTCGTCAAGTAGCCGCCGCACTGACCGAGGCTGGTTGCGTGAGCGAGGGCTATGTCGAGGGGATGCTTCAGCGCGAGCTGCAGACTTCTACCTATCTCGGCAGCGGCATTGCCATTCCGCATGGCACCACCGATACGCGCGATCTGGTGCAGAAAACCGGTGTTCAGGTGTTCCAGTTCCCGCAGGGGATCGCGTGGGGCGAAGACCAGACCGCGTATGTGGTGCTGGGGATTGCCGCCCGTTCCGACGAACATCTGGCGCTGCTGCGTCAGTTGACCCACGTGCTGAGCGATGATCGCGTCGCGGCCCGTCTGGCCAGCACCACGTTAGCCGACGAACTGCGCGGGTTACTGATGGGCGAACAACTGGCGGGCGCGTTCCGTTTTGATACCTCGCTGATTAGCCTGAATGTGGCGACCGACAACCTGATGACGCTGCAGGCGCTGAACGCTGGCCGCCTGCAACAGATTGGCGCCGTCGATGCCAGCTTTGTCAGCCATGTGGTCGGTAATAAGCCGGTGCATCTGGGGCAAGGCGTCTGGCTGAGCGACAGCCTGAACGGCAATCTGGTGAGCGCGCTGGCGGTGAGTCGCCCGGCGGAGCCTTTCGCGGTGGATGGCGAAAACGTGGCGCTGCTGCTGACGGTTTCAGCCGCTGATGAGCAGGTATTCGTGCCGCTGGATTACCTCAGCAAGCTCCTGATCGCCGGCAAGGCAGATAGCCTGCTGTCCGCTGACGAAGCCACGCTGCTGGCGCTGCTGAGCAGTGAAGAAGAGGAAGAAGAAGAGAGCAACGCGCTGGCGGCGGAATTTACTGTCCGTAACGAGCACGGTCTGCATGCCCGTCCGGGGGCGATGTTGGTTAACGTCATCAAACAGTTCTCCAGCGAGATCACCGTGGCGAACCTCGACGGCACCGGCAAACCGGCCAACGGCCGCAGCCTGATGAAAGTGGTGGCGCTGGGTGTTAAGAGCGGTCACCGTCTGCGTTTTACCGCCAACGGCAGCGATGCTGAAGCGGCGCTGAAAGCCATCGGCGATGCTATTCAGTCCGGTCTTGGGGAGGGTGCAGCATGA
- the fruK gene encoding 1-phosphofructokinase produces the protein MSRRVATITLNPAYDLVGYCPEIERGEVNLVQTTGLHAAGKGINVAKVLKDLGIDVTVGGFMGKDNQDGFQQLFSELGIANRFQVVPGRTRINVKLTEQNGEVTDLNFSGFEVTQQDWQRFVNDSLSWLGQFDMVAVSGSLPSGVDPDAFTDWMSRLRSQCPCIIFDSSREALVAGLKASPWLVKPNRRELEIWAGRKLPTLADVVDAAHALREQGIAHVVISLGAEGALWVNASGAWLAKPPACEVISTVGAGDSMVGGLIYGLLMRESSEHTLRLATAVAALAVSQSNVGISDRPQLAAMMARVDLKPFN, from the coding sequence ATGAGCAGGCGCGTTGCCACTATTACCCTGAATCCCGCCTATGATTTAGTCGGCTATTGCCCGGAAATTGAGCGCGGCGAAGTCAACCTGGTTCAGACCACGGGCCTGCATGCGGCAGGCAAGGGCATCAATGTCGCCAAGGTGCTGAAAGACCTTGGCATCGATGTCACCGTGGGCGGCTTTATGGGAAAAGACAATCAGGACGGTTTTCAACAGCTGTTCAGCGAGCTGGGCATCGCCAACCGTTTCCAGGTGGTGCCGGGACGTACTCGCATTAATGTCAAACTCACCGAGCAGAATGGCGAGGTGACCGACCTGAATTTCTCCGGTTTCGAGGTAACCCAGCAGGACTGGCAGCGTTTCGTCAACGATTCGCTGAGCTGGCTGGGCCAGTTTGACATGGTTGCCGTTAGCGGCAGTCTGCCGAGCGGCGTTGACCCGGATGCGTTTACCGACTGGATGTCACGCCTGCGCAGTCAGTGCCCGTGCATTATTTTTGACAGCAGCCGCGAAGCGCTGGTGGCAGGCCTGAAAGCCTCGCCGTGGCTGGTGAAACCCAACCGCCGGGAGCTGGAAATCTGGGCCGGACGTAAGTTGCCCACGCTGGCGGATGTGGTGGATGCGGCGCATGCGCTGCGTGAACAGGGTATTGCCCATGTCGTGATTTCGCTGGGAGCGGAAGGTGCGCTGTGGGTCAATGCGTCTGGTGCCTGGTTGGCGAAGCCGCCGGCCTGTGAAGTGATCAGTACGGTAGGTGCGGGTGACTCCATGGTGGGGGGATTGATCTATGGCTTATTGATGCGTGAGTCCAGTGAACACACGTTGCGCCTGGCCACTGCGGTGGCAGCATTGGCCGTCAGCCAGAGCAACGTAGGCATTAGCGATCGCCCGCAGCTGGCTGCGATGATGGCGCGTGTCGATCTAAAACCATTTAACTGA
- the fruA gene encoding PTS fructose transporter subunit IIBC gives MKTLLILDKSLGLAKSRLVKNLLGAAAANAGLILTEQFADAELAIVLGAPVQADSGLNGKKVFAGDTELALSQPAAFLEKAKAEAQSYQAPATAAAAPATAKRIVAVTACPTGVAHTFMAAEAIESEAKKRGWWVKVETRGSVGAGNPISPEDVEQADLVIVAADIEVDLSKFAGKKMYRTSTGLALKKTAQEFDKALSEATVFQPSAQSSAAAGGESARKGGAGPYRHLLTGVSYMLPMVVAGGLCIALSFVFGITAFKEEGTLAAALMKIGGGSAFALMVPVLAGYIAFSIADRPGLTPGLVGGMLAVSTGAGFLGGIIAGFLAGYLARAISNHVTLPQSMSALKPILIIPLVATLITGLIMIYVVGTPVAKILTGLTGWLQSMGTANAVILGAILGGMMCTDMGGPVNKVAYVFGTTLLSSQVYAPMAAVMAAGMVPPLAMGLATFIAGKKFTANEREGGKAAVVLGLCFISEGAIPYAARDPMRVLPCCILGGALTGATSMAIGAKLMAPHGGLFVLLIPGAITPVLGYLFSIIAGTVVAGVLYAVLKRPEEQLAKA, from the coding sequence ATGAAAACGCTGCTGATACTTGATAAATCACTGGGACTGGCGAAAAGCCGTCTGGTGAAAAATTTGCTCGGTGCTGCTGCAGCTAACGCAGGACTTATCCTCACTGAGCAGTTTGCCGATGCGGAGCTGGCCATCGTGCTGGGTGCTCCCGTACAGGCAGACAGTGGTCTGAATGGCAAAAAAGTGTTTGCCGGGGATACAGAACTGGCATTGAGTCAACCGGCGGCGTTTCTGGAAAAAGCCAAAGCGGAAGCGCAGTCGTATCAGGCGCCGGCCACCGCTGCGGCGGCCCCGGCTACCGCCAAACGCATCGTGGCGGTGACCGCCTGTCCGACTGGGGTGGCGCACACCTTCATGGCGGCGGAAGCGATTGAAAGCGAAGCGAAAAAGCGCGGCTGGTGGGTGAAGGTCGAAACCCGCGGTTCCGTGGGTGCCGGCAACCCGATCAGCCCGGAAGACGTCGAGCAGGCGGATCTGGTGATCGTGGCGGCGGACATTGAAGTTGACCTTAGCAAATTTGCTGGCAAAAAGATGTACCGCACCTCCACCGGTCTGGCGCTGAAGAAGACGGCGCAGGAGTTTGACAAGGCGCTGTCCGAGGCGACGGTGTTCCAGCCGTCCGCCCAGAGCAGTGCGGCGGCCGGCGGCGAGTCCGCCAGGAAAGGCGGTGCTGGACCATACCGTCACCTGCTGACCGGCGTGTCCTACATGCTGCCGATGGTGGTGGCAGGCGGTCTGTGTATCGCCCTGTCGTTCGTGTTCGGGATTACGGCATTCAAGGAAGAAGGTACGCTGGCTGCCGCGCTGATGAAGATCGGCGGTGGGTCGGCCTTTGCCCTGATGGTGCCGGTACTGGCCGGTTATATCGCGTTCTCGATTGCTGACCGTCCGGGCCTGACGCCGGGTCTGGTCGGCGGTATGCTGGCGGTTAGCACCGGCGCCGGCTTCCTCGGTGGTATCATCGCCGGTTTCCTGGCCGGTTATCTGGCTCGCGCCATCAGCAACCATGTGACGCTGCCGCAGAGCATGTCGGCGCTGAAACCGATCCTGATTATTCCGCTGGTCGCCACGCTGATCACCGGTTTGATCATGATCTACGTGGTGGGTACGCCGGTAGCGAAAATCCTGACCGGTCTGACCGGCTGGCTGCAGTCGATGGGCACGGCCAATGCGGTCATTCTGGGCGCGATTCTGGGCGGTATGATGTGTACCGACATGGGTGGCCCGGTGAACAAAGTGGCTTACGTGTTCGGTACTACGCTGCTGAGTAGCCAGGTGTATGCGCCGATGGCCGCCGTCATGGCTGCCGGTATGGTGCCGCCGCTGGCGATGGGTCTGGCGACCTTTATTGCCGGCAAAAAATTCACCGCCAACGAACGTGAAGGCGGCAAGGCGGCGGTGGTGCTGGGTCTGTGCTTCATCTCCGAAGGGGCCATTCCTTACGCTGCCCGCGACCCGATGCGTGTGCTGCCGTGCTGTATCCTGGGCGGTGCGCTGACCGGCGCGACCTCTATGGCGATTGGCGCGAAGCTGATGGCGCCGCACGGCGGTCTGTTCGTGCTGCTGATTCCGGGTGCGATTACGCCGGTACTGGGTTATCTGTTCTCCATCATCGCCGGTACGGTAGTGGCTGGCGTGCTGTATGCCGTGCTGAAACGTCCGGAAGAGCAACTGGCCAAAGCCTGA